A region of Rhodoferax potami DNA encodes the following proteins:
- a CDS encoding sodium-dependent bicarbonate transport family permease, translating to MQALLDPAILFFLLGLTAGFLKSNLEIPPQVSRFLALYLLMALGLKGGFALSQSGFGSEVGLALGLALLLAVIIPALSFLLMRRLIGQFDAAAVAATYGSVSAVTFITAIQYLEGRNLAFGGHMAAAMALMESPAIIFAIALASKMRSKLAVQPGPQAVAPMGFKGVLHESLTDGAQFLLLGSIAIGLLTGQEGKLAMEPFTGNLFKGMLAFFLLDMGVSAAKNLPKLRGQTPWIYVYALSAPLVHAALALVLGFGLGIKAGDLALLMVLAASASYIAVPAVLKHSMPEANSALYLGMSLGITLPLNLVIGIPLYVYVAFRVAGA from the coding sequence ATGCAAGCTTTACTCGATCCGGCCATTTTGTTTTTTTTGCTAGGTTTGACCGCTGGATTTCTAAAGTCGAATCTTGAGATTCCTCCCCAAGTGTCCCGCTTCCTGGCGCTCTATTTGCTGATGGCACTCGGCTTGAAGGGTGGGTTTGCACTTTCTCAGTCGGGTTTTGGCAGCGAGGTGGGGTTGGCGCTGGGGTTGGCCCTGCTCTTGGCGGTGATCATTCCGGCACTGAGCTTCTTGTTGATGCGCAGGCTCATAGGGCAGTTTGATGCGGCTGCCGTAGCCGCCACCTACGGCTCCGTCAGTGCGGTGACCTTCATCACCGCGATCCAGTATCTGGAGGGTCGCAACCTTGCCTTTGGCGGCCACATGGCTGCGGCGATGGCGCTGATGGAGTCGCCTGCGATCATTTTTGCGATTGCACTGGCAAGCAAGATGCGGAGCAAGCTTGCCGTCCAGCCCGGGCCTCAGGCAGTCGCACCTATGGGCTTCAAAGGGGTGCTTCATGAGTCGCTCACGGACGGCGCACAATTTCTGCTCTTGGGCTCAATCGCAATTGGATTGTTGACAGGTCAAGAAGGCAAGCTGGCCATGGAGCCCTTCACCGGAAATCTGTTCAAGGGAATGCTCGCGTTTTTCTTGCTGGACATGGGCGTTAGTGCAGCCAAGAACCTGCCCAAGCTGAGGGGGCAGACGCCGTGGATCTACGTATACGCTCTCAGCGCACCCCTGGTCCATGCCGCGTTGGCGCTAGTGCTGGGGTTTGGCTTGGGAATCAAGGCTGGAGATTTGGCACTTTTGATGGTACTGGCGGCGAGTGCGTCTTATATTGCCGTACCTGCGGTGCTGAAACATTCCATGCCAGAAGCGAATTCAGCCTTGTACTTAGGCATGTCATTGGGGATTACGCTGCCGCTCAACCTCGTGATTGGAATCCCGCTGTACGTGTACGTAGCCTTCCGAGTCGCTGGCGCGTGA
- a CDS encoding LysR family transcriptional regulator — MNITFRQLKTFLALAEHCSITEAARAMHVTQPTVSMQLKEMAEIVGLPLYEVTGKKLQLTDAGRELENTAKNLLDEWDRFKQAIAAQKGLTAGRLRLSVVSTAKYFTPRLLGDFCRMHPDVEISLEVLNRDGVVQRLRDNVDDLYIMSKPPVDIDAVIHAFLPNPLVLIAPVGHALAGRTHVMLADLHAERFVLREKGSGTRLTTDAHFAKHHFVPRLRLEMGSNEALKQAVAGGLGLSVVSQHALGPDLAGQGLTVLGVEGFPVESNWYTVHLRGKRLSPLATAFMQYIDHFAAKA; from the coding sequence ATGAACATCACATTCCGCCAACTCAAGACCTTTCTGGCCCTAGCCGAGCACTGCAGCATCACCGAAGCCGCGCGGGCTATGCATGTCACCCAACCCACTGTTTCTATGCAACTCAAAGAGATGGCAGAGATTGTGGGTTTGCCGCTCTATGAAGTCACGGGGAAAAAGCTGCAGCTCACCGACGCTGGCCGCGAACTCGAAAACACGGCCAAGAACCTTCTGGACGAGTGGGATCGCTTCAAACAAGCCATCGCTGCCCAGAAGGGTCTCACGGCAGGTCGATTACGCCTCTCCGTTGTCAGCACTGCCAAGTATTTCACTCCACGCTTGTTAGGCGATTTCTGTCGTATGCACCCTGATGTGGAGATCTCGCTCGAGGTACTCAACCGCGATGGCGTGGTGCAGCGCCTGCGCGACAACGTGGACGACCTCTACATCATGTCCAAACCCCCGGTTGATATTGATGCGGTGATCCATGCCTTCCTGCCCAACCCCTTGGTGCTCATTGCGCCCGTAGGACATGCCTTGGCAGGACGAACACATGTCATGCTGGCAGACCTCCACGCAGAGCGTTTTGTTCTGCGGGAAAAAGGCTCAGGAACGCGGCTCACCACCGATGCCCACTTTGCGAAGCACCACTTTGTGCCACGGCTACGTCTTGAAATGGGCAGTAACGAGGCGCTCAAGCAGGCCGTTGCTGGCGGGTTAGGCTTGTCTGTGGTGTCACAGCACGCGCTAGGCCCTGACCTTGCAGGCCAAGGCCTTACTGTGCTGGGGGTGGAGGGGTTTCCCGTGGAGTCCAACTGGTACACCGTGCACCTCCGGGGCAAGCGACTCTCCCCATTGGCTACGGCCTTCATGCAATACATCGACCACTTCGCAGCCAAGGCCTAG
- a CDS encoding plasmid replication/partition related protein — protein MDIIVNEELKAYIDPLTPEEHAALERSILSEGCRDALVLWGDVLVDGHNRYGICQKHGLPYQTVQSSLFKSMDDVHLWMIDQHLGRRSVSDFQRGVLALRKREILTARRQAALADKPGTGGEEAANATDEAASTTPSAGAGEEGAFKSREDLAKAARLSSSQVVMIEKIQKQAAPELVAAVKSGVISINAAAAVASLPEQEQVAAASAGKDELKQAAKRVRDAKRVAREAMAAHQPSAAAAVETATGEAPVEWTMEALRERVTQLEAENAHLRRQLAEVKPF, from the coding sequence ATGGACATCATCGTCAACGAAGAACTCAAAGCCTATATTGACCCTCTTACCCCCGAGGAGCATGCCGCTTTGGAGCGCAGCATTCTGTCAGAGGGGTGCCGCGATGCCCTCGTCCTGTGGGGAGATGTGCTGGTCGACGGACATAACCGCTACGGCATCTGCCAAAAGCACGGCTTGCCCTATCAAACAGTGCAGAGCAGTCTGTTCAAGTCCATGGACGATGTGCACCTGTGGATGATTGACCAGCACCTCGGACGCCGCAGCGTTTCGGACTTTCAGCGCGGTGTCCTTGCCCTGCGTAAACGGGAAATCCTCACGGCCCGCCGACAGGCCGCGCTTGCCGACAAGCCCGGCACAGGCGGCGAAGAGGCTGCCAATGCCACCGACGAAGCCGCTTCCACCACGCCATCCGCGGGTGCCGGTGAGGAAGGTGCTTTCAAGAGCCGTGAAGATCTCGCCAAAGCGGCTCGCCTGAGCAGCAGCCAAGTGGTGATGATCGAAAAGATCCAAAAACAAGCCGCACCAGAATTGGTGGCAGCGGTGAAGTCTGGTGTGATCTCGATCAATGCAGCAGCCGCAGTCGCCAGCTTGCCCGAACAAGAGCAAGTCGCCGCGGCCAGTGCCGGCAAAGATGAGCTGAAGCAAGCCGCCAAGCGGGTGCGGGACGCCAAGCGGGTCGCTCGCGAGGCCATGGCGGCCCACCAGCCTTCGGCAGCCGCGGCTGTCGAAACCGCCACTGGGGAAGCGCCTGTTGAGTGGACCATGGAAGCCCTGCGCGAGCGCGTTACCCAGTTAGAGGCCGAAAACGCCCATCTCCGCCGCCAGCTGGCCGAAGTCAAACCGTTCTGA
- a CDS encoding ABC transporter substrate-binding protein has protein sequence MNKRHFLRATALASLAIAGSTVFAQDNVFKIGLILPMTGQQATTGRQIEAAAKLYMAQNGDTVAGKKIQLIIKDDTSIPDVTKRMAQELIVNNKVNVLAGFGITPSALATAPLATQSKTPQVVMAAATSSITEASPYIVRTSFTLPQASVSIADWAPKNGIKKVVTLVSDYGPGLDAEKFFKERLVFNGGTVVDTLRVPMRNPDFAPFLQKVRDLKPDALFVFVPSGAGAAVMKQFLERGMDKAGIKLIGTGDITDDDQLNDMGDGALGVVTSHHYSAAHPSAVNKKFVDAFQKANNNLRPNFMAVGGYDGMRVIYEALKATKGQGGGDALLAAMKGQIFESPRGPIFIDAQTRDIVQNIYLRKVERKDGQLYNVEFDVIKDVKDPGKAR, from the coding sequence ATGAACAAACGCCACTTCCTCCGCGCAACCGCATTGGCCTCGTTGGCAATCGCCGGTTCCACTGTCTTTGCACAAGACAATGTTTTCAAAATCGGCTTGATCCTGCCCATGACCGGGCAGCAGGCCACTACCGGTCGCCAGATTGAAGCGGCCGCCAAGCTGTACATGGCCCAAAACGGAGACACCGTTGCGGGCAAAAAAATCCAGCTCATCATCAAGGACGACACCAGCATTCCTGATGTGACCAAGCGCATGGCGCAAGAGCTCATCGTCAATAACAAGGTAAACGTGCTTGCCGGCTTCGGCATCACGCCCTCTGCCTTGGCAACCGCGCCCTTGGCTACCCAGTCCAAAACGCCCCAGGTGGTAATGGCCGCTGCCACCTCGAGCATCACCGAGGCCTCGCCTTACATCGTGCGCACCAGCTTCACACTGCCTCAGGCATCGGTCTCGATTGCAGACTGGGCGCCCAAGAACGGCATCAAGAAGGTCGTGACCCTGGTGTCCGATTACGGCCCGGGCCTGGACGCAGAAAAGTTCTTCAAAGAACGCCTGGTATTCAACGGCGGTACGGTGGTGGACACGTTGCGCGTACCTATGCGCAACCCTGATTTCGCGCCCTTCTTGCAAAAGGTGCGTGACCTGAAGCCCGATGCGCTCTTCGTCTTCGTGCCATCCGGCGCCGGCGCAGCAGTCATGAAACAGTTTCTCGAGCGCGGCATGGACAAAGCCGGCATCAAGCTCATCGGCACCGGTGACATCACGGATGATGATCAGTTGAACGACATGGGCGACGGCGCTCTGGGCGTGGTGACCTCCCACCATTACTCTGCCGCGCACCCGTCTGCTGTTAACAAGAAGTTTGTTGATGCGTTCCAAAAGGCCAACAACAACCTGCGCCCCAACTTCATGGCGGTGGGTGGTTATGACGGCATGCGCGTGATTTACGAGGCGCTCAAGGCCACCAAGGGCCAAGGCGGTGGCGATGCCTTGTTGGCTGCCATGAAGGGTCAGATTTTCGAGAGCCCACGCGGCCCGATCTTCATCGACGCCCAGACCCGCGATATCGTGCAGAACATCTATTTGCGCAAAGTGGAGAGGAAAGACGGCCAGCTCTACAACGTGGAATTTGATGTCATCAAAGACGTCAAAGACCCGGGTAAAGCCCGTTAA
- a CDS encoding branched-chain amino acid ABC transporter permease: MLTILFDGIAYGMLLFILAVGIAVTMGLMNFVNLAHGAFAMVGGYVTVLLMQRLDVPFLLCLPIAFVTSALLGAVLERTLYRPLYKRPHLDQVMFSIGLTFMAVAAVDYFVGSTQQIMQLPEWLKGRTEIGEGAWMLGMGHYRLFIIAVCAALTIALQHILTKTRFGSRLRASVDDQRVAAGLGINVNVVFLATFAVGSGLAGLGGALGADVLGMDPTFPLKFMIYFLIVVAVGGTSSITGPLLAALLLGIADVAGKYYIPKLGAFIVYSLMIIILVWRPQGLFVRKGGKA; encoded by the coding sequence ATGTTGACCATACTTTTCGACGGCATTGCCTACGGCATGTTGTTGTTCATCCTCGCGGTCGGCATTGCCGTCACCATGGGGCTGATGAACTTCGTGAACCTCGCGCACGGCGCCTTTGCCATGGTGGGCGGTTACGTCACCGTGCTGCTGATGCAGCGCCTCGATGTTCCCTTTTTGCTGTGCCTGCCCATCGCGTTTGTCACCTCGGCATTGCTGGGCGCTGTTCTGGAGCGAACGCTGTACCGCCCGCTGTACAAACGGCCGCACTTGGACCAGGTGATGTTCTCCATCGGCCTGACCTTCATGGCGGTGGCCGCGGTGGACTACTTTGTGGGCTCCACCCAGCAGATCATGCAGTTGCCTGAATGGCTCAAAGGCCGCACTGAAATCGGTGAGGGCGCTTGGATGCTGGGCATGGGCCACTACCGCCTGTTCATCATTGCCGTGTGTGCAGCGCTGACCATTGCTCTGCAGCACATCCTGACCAAAACCCGCTTCGGCAGCCGCCTGCGTGCCTCGGTGGACGACCAGCGTGTGGCCGCCGGCTTGGGCATCAATGTGAATGTGGTGTTTCTGGCGACCTTTGCAGTGGGCTCCGGTCTTGCCGGTCTGGGCGGAGCGCTGGGCGCTGACGTACTGGGCATGGACCCGACATTCCCGCTCAAGTTCATGATTTACTTCTTGATCGTGGTGGCCGTGGGCGGCACCTCCAGCATTACCGGCCCGCTCTTGGCAGCGTTGCTCTTGGGCATTGCGGACGTCGCAGGCAAGTACTACATCCCCAAACTTGGCGCCTTCATTGTGTACAGCCTGATGATCATCATCCTGGTCTGGCGCCCGCAAGGCCTCTTTGTGCGCAAAGGTGGCAAAGCATGA